The following proteins are co-located in the Plasmodium brasilianum strain Bolivian I chromosome 11, whole genome shotgun sequence genome:
- a CDS encoding glideosome-associated connector encodes MPRTLGCYNLHNYSHLFVVRRGGDPGVITAVSSIVQHQNFKRMLMFGLRSLSDFCNPTSKSYKENASDALDRGAVEPIKNAVTNYKDDDDILFCASRVLLAMSDYCCSEKDLESLQKLITSGGVEAIVDIIKTVPSDQDTLKNCMTFIQNMNDSNVQIEGGELSTALLNVFTSNTYNIKLRVGIVSALSVVSKSPASSEYLNKGGAHHKLIDYCLSFQTINDDTAEIVEGVFDTIKNLSSNGFVVPTIIEKSVIILDKFKSYPRIVSKGSDAMKCAVGPEQLTDCLNVLKKAEQGSKEQDSALELLSSLSYISSITDKVVESGGIPVLIELINSGLQQYESNPEKISRLVAGASRMLGRISNNPPHALIVYEYGGIATLCTALSYFPNDIDCESAICNALTPFVSRSNYVNEINSYSLFASLFPILYASLESIELAKASMACIASASMINEFHEQMVNNQAIEILSTCIQYHLTELDYLLNCFTTYFRLSEYITTIEPISQYGGVTGITNALSAVSKDSAISEIGLKLINKMLTASDSLKFLSNQQVVDTVLTVMLENETKEVIIQEGTKIMEKLATESDCQRHISNLESIINLAESNPEGAYKTLAAISGLSRIQSLKSILESKGADSCIFNGIKVWIESPRFNEQTKLIKAALKTIKILKLNAATTLHEVIASIVDIMCISQVKRLAEGEEPDDNILITSAECINYLTEVYKVSNKEIVEASLDSIFKLMKKYSESRLTQTNLLAAINNIILSSNVVGSESLVNKGYVKQIVTYIHKVPMYVDVQIIGFSVLGNVLKIYPDSLDAIKKANTLVPLQNALRTHVKNPKLKTTCAPLLAVLMPLDSLTKEIEDLLKLCDESMKEKDLVQLHEYLVSLNELLLTAEASKISSRCNIGESLRNIVAWLKKNPNCYKETSNKDYSILGRSLYDAIISEVAHACINISQTRIGLVHLTKSDMVSVLIEAENLLVFPGDDHTEEAVSNILESLSLLLKHDITNADLAFNLGLVNKLCEGINYFSESDMVIKSTFGCLAHMCTSEKRVNQLISHPEYDTLISLIVSLIGNSEKNKNSRGSAIKALHELLKTENENIITNISKKTRVIDNLFKIMGEYQVYLPIVQDSSKCLAFFADHINIEEQMKIDKYSAMKILLETLGKNKNDESTALEIMTVLVKLCNGNDKMKLRELGAVDIISDVTMIFNENEEISRLGGVLFSYMGADEQVKKLMKLILNVKSSDTDAVQKIDNLTSKLEMFLRAPLENPQDALQYTEATLQQLNGYLSSELDNVSLQANVALVTKRLVDRVKYDHEDQLGAWAVASAGILNQYTDMIANKVGLSNCKFVSSVYSVLAGCVLNPYTKQLVMDKLSPIVDNSYDVLEQYKNKPNVVQGIFELLEQVAKDEEGAKLLYMKWNGSMGNLVEQTVAVMNLNRANDCVYLSGIKLLGAIAETSSTSGYVNDMDAGHVIESCELLLNLGSPNDRTVEFINLIDTMVLSNILDERVASETLRKINNLVSEENLSSYPTQDRVDIIKSYANLLKDSAATGLFTHINQADKLNALNNLAKLMEYESNEEVHVAVLEALSEIASLDASTASKILNSALPSIIQSNHDNIINDAQTTEAFLQTLEKLLVNEGIGRQLANNDELTNLLEELENSLEERRKELGDEFVNNMKMKINNIRNAVNDDKPKEKTCKYIYDLLTEYKTKEMEINVLKEPSLEEDMNFVLDRVRVYNKDNLLPTTEDGIDNSYGYMAIELFCENSDNIGELIKKGFQTTAFSSLVKQSNENVKHYSCRALCAFTKNPKGLEQVVKEIKDYANIISKSVGNLCSEETLEKDDKEDFLINRVLLIDRTAYNRNVYDNTKAIHYLIDIWNQYDHGDYSISLLRHTFRAMRKVVSDAHVETLLKADVLVRLTNIINSTDTDKIIYPDVLFLVGSLSVVKEIKTQIGEIKGVDACVSLLYRSLNKEEMEPTITNSCLALANMCIDHKVNSSIFCNLKGPDLNVQILREYRSNFDVTNAASVLLCNILFRNEDMKKTYGTNGAPAELVECLKSYDGSDNKNAVRCIESLFKAISNLSLYTTNVKYFLDAQIEVSYESWLNKLNEYFPDAELETGLRTLSNLVMENEERNMKNFGITLIPVLNVLKQNRENTKVIFFLLDILCSLCRLHENAKMFADNDGIEATINVIQLYDYDINLLTLAIHLLSNQCKIESSLPLLVKADAFGILISCMEAETEEFEMTELVVSSLRCVRRLIQSEELAYEFCNCGGVPSIANLICKSVKKSIVMLEALRLLLCILYYTQNIEGVTNEYSEEEEELHNARLGGWYNISMDKEMIDIILQSVLTCANDNNHLKQLRLQKVSLGLLAYFAYHRLGIISMTASGFDNLTRENLNNFGGDSVIMQLLALCIDNIAMYSAEVYDRTISRDIVKGFKSSISKMSNKKEDKQIVQKVERTLDAMNSAEDPLDAFKDTLLTFDFNLSEFDKDPYVNGVHDLASNIKDSLRKGGSCKIYHNSDQRKPFKWKASQDLSTLEWIIGDDSDHIFKISVVRIKNISKGLAHPLLKASNKREPRKVNAKVTLCIYGPPTEDFPEGLELPIKTKTQKERDAFVDLLVLWRDAASYNY; translated from the exons ATGCCAAGGACACTag GATGCTATAATTTGCATAATTATTCACATTTATTTGTAGTGAGAAGGGGAGGTGACCCTGGTGTTATTACCGCTGTGTCATCTATAGTGCAACATCAAAATTTTAAGCGTATGTTAATGTTTGGATTGAGATCACTATCTGATTTTTGCAATCCCACATCAAAATCGTACAAAGAAAATGCATCTGATGCGCTGGATAGAGGTGCCGTAGAGCCAATAAAGAATGCAGTAACCAATTATAAGGATGATGATGACATTCTTTTTTGCGCAAGTAGAGTATTGCTTGCTATGTCTGATTATTGCTGTTCTGAGAAGGATTTAGAAtcattacaaaaattaattacaaGTGGTGGTGTAGAAGCTATAGTAGATATTATTAAAACAGTTCCCTCGGATCAAgacacattaaaaaattgtatgacgtttattcaaaatatgaaCGATTCAAATGTACAAATAGAGGGGGGAGAACTTAGTACTGCTTTATTAAATGTGTTTACATCAAACACATATAACATTAAGTTGAGGGTTGGGATAGTATCTGCTTTGTCAGTTGTATCTAAATCTCCTGCTAGTTCAGAGTACTTGAACAAAGGAGGAGCACATCATAAATTAATAGATTATTGTTTATCATTTCAAACAATAAATGACGATACTGCAGAAATAGTTGAAGGAGTTTTTGATACAATTAAGAATTTATCTTCAAATGGATTTGTAGTTCCAACTATAATTGAAAAATCAGTTATAATTTTAGATAAATTTAAGTCTTACCCTAGAATTGTTTCAAAAGGAAGTGATGCTATGAAATGTGCTGTAGGACCAGAACAATTAACTGACTGTTTAAATGTACTAAAAAAAGCAGAGCAAGGATCAAAGGAGCAGGATTCTGCATTGGAACTACTGAGTTCCCTTTCATACATTTCATCTATAACAGATAAGGTTGTTGAATCTGGAGGAATACCTGTACTTATCGAATTAATCAATAGTGGTTTACAACAATATGAAAGTAACCCTGAAAAAATTTCTAGATTAGTAGCTGGAGCATCCAGAATGTTAGGAAGAATATCAAATAATCCTCCTCATGCTTTGATAGTATATGAATATGGAGGCATTGCCACACTTTGTACGGCATTGTCATATTTTCCTAATGATATCGATTGCGAAAGTGCTATATGTAATGCATTAACTCCATTTGTATCTCGATCTAATTATgttaatgaaataaacaGTTATTCATTATTTGCTTCCTTATTTCCTATTTTATATGCATCTTTGGAATCAATTGAATTAGCAAAAGCTAGTATGGCATGTATAGCTTCTGCATCAATGATAAATGAATTTCATGAACAAATGGTAAACAATCAAGCAATTGAAATTTTGTCAACGTGTATTCAATATCATTTAACAGAATTAGATTATCTTCTAAATTGTTTTACGACATATTTTAGATTATCGGAATACATAACAACAATTGAACCAATAAGTCAATATGGAGGGGTTACTGGTATTACGAATGCTTTATCAGCAGTAAGTAAGGATAGCGCAATATCAGAAATTGGActgaaattaataaataaaatgttaacTGCGTCGGATTCCTTAAAATTCTTGAGTAATCAACAAGTGGTTGATACTGTATTAACTGTCATGTTAGAAAACGAAACTAAGGAAGTTATTATCCAAGAAGGAACAAAAATTATGGAGAAATTAGCTACTGAAAGTGACTGTCAAAGACATATATCTAATTTAGAATCGATTATAAATTTAGCAGAATCAAACCCAGAAGGTGCATACAAAACATTAGCAGCTATATCTGGATTATCAAGAATTCAATCGTTAAAAAGTATACTAGAATCCAAAGGAGCTGATTCTTGTATTTTCAATGGTATTAAAGTATGGATCGAGTCACCAAGATTTAATGAACAGACTAAGTTAATTAAAGCTGCGttaaaaactataaaaatattaaaactaaATGCAGCAACTACATTACATGAGGTGATAGCGTCCATAGTTGATATAATGTGTATTTCTCAAGTAAAAAGATTAGCAGAAGGGGAGGAACCAGATGATAATATACTGATAACATCTGCagaatgtataaattatttaacagAAGTATACAAAGTAAGCAATAAAGAAATTGTAGAGGCAAGTTTAGAcagtatatttaaattaatgaaaaaatattcagaATCTCGTTTAACTCAAACGAATTTGCTTGCAGCGattaacaatataattttaagtaGCAATGTAGTAGGTTCAGAAAGTTTGGTTAATAAAGGATATGTAAAACAAATTGtgacatatattcataaagtTCCTATGTATGTGGATGTTCAGATAATTGGTTTTAGTGTCTTAGGAAACGTACTTAAGATTTATCCTGATTCACTGGATGCtataaaaaaagcaaatacATTAGTTCCACTTCAAAATGCCTTAAGGACCCATGTAAAAAATCCTAAACTTAAAACAACATGTGCTCCTCTGTTAGCAGTTCTGATGCCATTAGATTCTTTGACGAAAGAAATTGAGgatcttttaaaattatgtgaTGAATctatgaaagaaaaagatcTTGTACAATTGCATGAATATTTAGTTTctttaaatgaattattattaacagcAGAAGCAAGTAAAATATCTTCTCGTTGTAACATAGGAGAATCTCTTCGTAATATTGTAGCGTGGTTAAAAAAGAATCCTAACTGCTACAAAGAAACAAGTAACAAAGATTATAGCATTTTAGGAAGAAGTTTATATGATGCTATTATATCAGAGGTTGCCCAtgcatgtataaatatttctcaAACAAGAATTGGATTAGTGCATCTAACTAAAAGTGATATGGTATCTGTATTAATAGAGGCGGAAAATCTTTTAGTGTTCCCTGGAGATGATCACACGGAAGAAGCAGtttctaatatattagaatCTCTAAGTTTATTACTCAAACATGATATTACAAATGCAGATTTAGCGTTTAACTTAGGTTTAGTTAATAAATTGTGTGAAGGAATAAATTACTTTTCAGAATCGGACATGGTTATAAAGAGTACCTTTGGATGCTTGGCGCATATGTGCACAAGTGAAAAACGTGTAAATCAATTAATTAGTCATCCAGAGTACGATACACTTATATCGCTAATTGTGAGTTTAATAGGtaattcagaaaaaaataagaattctAGAGGAAGTGCAATAAAAGCTTTACATGAATTGCTAAAAactgaaaatgaaaatataataacaaatatatctaAGAAAACTCGTGTTATTGACAATCTGTTTAAAATTATGGGAGAATATCAAGTATATTTGCCTATTGTTCAGGACAGTTCAAAATGTTTAGCATTTTTTGCTGATCACATTAATATAGAAGAGCAGAtgaaaatagataaatattcTGCTATGAAAATATTGCTAGAAACGTTAGGTAAGAATAAGAATGATGAATCAACAGCTCTAGAAATAATGACTGTTTTAGTTAAATTATGTAATGgtaatgataaaatgaaacTAAGAGAATTGGGTGCTGTTGATATCATTTCTGATGTGACTATGATTTTCAACGAAAATGAGGAGATATCAAGATTAGGAGGAGTATTGTTCTCATATATGGGTGCTGATGAACAAGTAAAGAAATTGatgaaattaatattaaatgttaAAAGTAGTGATACTGATGCTGTCCAAAAAATAGATAACTTGACTAGTAAACTAGAGATGTTTTTAAGAGCCCCGTTAGAAAATCCTCAGGATGCTTTACAATATACAGAAGCCACACTGCAGCAATTAAATGGCTATTTATCTTCTGAATTAGATAACGTTTCTTTACAAGCAAATGTAGCTTTAGTTACAAAAAGATTAGTAGATCGTGTGAAATATGATCATGAAGATCAATTGGGAGCATGGGCTGTAGCTTCTGCGGGCATATTAAATCAATATACAGATATGATTGCAAATAAAGTTGGATTGTCAAACTGTAAGTTTGTATCATCTGTTTATAGTGTTTTAGCTGGATGTGTCTTGAATCCATATACAAAACAATTGGTAATGGATAAACTATCACCGATAGTAGACAATTCATATGATGTATTGGAacagtataaaaataagccAAACGTTGTTCAAGGAATTTTTGAATTACTGGAACAGGTGGCGAAAGATGAAGAAGGAGCTAAACTGCTCTATATGAAATGGAATGGTTCAATGGGCAATTTAGTAGAACAGACAGTAGCAGTTATGAATTTGAATAGAGCAAACGATTGCGTCTATTTGTCTggaattaaattattaggTGCTATTGCAGAAACGTCAAGCACATCTGGATATGTAAATGATATGGATGCTGGTCATGTAATAGAATCATGTGAATTGTTGTTAAATTTGGGTTCACCTAATGATAGAACTgttgaatttataaatttaatagatACAATGGTTTTATCCAATATCCTAGATGAGAGAGTAGCTTCCGAAACtcttagaaaaattaataatttagtaTCAGAAGAAAATTTATCTAGTTATCCAACACAAGACAGAGTAGATATCATAAAGTCATATGCAAACTTGCTGAAAGATTCAGCTGCCACAGGACTATTTACACATATTAATCAAGCAGATAAATTGAATGCGTTGAATAATTTAGCAAAGTTAATGGAATATGAATCAAATGAAGAAGTACATGTAGCTGTCTTGGAAGCACTGAGTGAGATAGCATCTTTAGATGCATCAACAGcatcaaaaatattaaattctGCTTTGCCTTCTATTATTCAAAGTAATcatgataatataataaacgaTGCACAAACGACCGAAGCATTTTTGCAAACtttggaaaaattattagttaATGAAGGAATAGGTCGACAGCTTGCTAATAATGATGAACTGACTAACTTATTAGAAGAGTTAGAAAATAGTCTTGAAGAAAGGAGGAAAGAACTAGGTGATGagtttgttaataatatgaaaatgaaaattaataatatacgtAATGCTGTAAATGATGACAAGCCGAAAGAGaaaacatgtaaatatatatatgatttattaaCAGAATATAAAACAAAGGAAATGGAaattaatgttttaaaagAACCATCCTTAGAAGAAGATATGAATTTTGTATTGGATAGAGTAAGAGTGTATAATAAGGATAATCTATTACCAACAACGGAAGATGGAATAGACAATTCGTATGGTTATATGGCTATAGAACTATTTTGTGAGAACAGTGATAATATTGGGGAGCTTATAAAGAAAGGATTTCAGACTACCGCTTTTAGTTCATTGGTAAAACAAAGtaatgaaaatgtaaaacatTACTCATGTCGTGCGTTATGCGCTTTTACAAAAAATCCAAAGGGTTTAGAACAAGTGGTTAAAGAGATAAAGGATTATGCGAATATTATAAGTAAATCTGTAGGTAATTTGTGTTCAGAAGAAACGTTAGAAAAGGATGATAAAGAAGACTTTCTAATAAATCGTGTTTTGTTAATTGATAGAACAGCTTATAATAGAAATGTGTATGACAACACAAAAgctattcattatttaatagaTATATGGAATCAATATGATCATGGGGATTATTCTATTTCGTTATTACGTCACACCTTTCGAGCTATGAGAAAAGTTGTATCTGACGCACATGTGGAGACATTATTAAAGGCAGATGTGTTAGTTCGTTTGACCAATATTATAAACAGTACTGATAcagataaaattatttatccagatgttttgtttttagtTGGAAGTTTATCAGtagtaaaagaaataaagacaCAAATTGGAGAAATAAAAGGTGTAGATGCATGTGTCAGTTTATTATATAGatcattaaataaagaagaaatggAACCAACTATAACAAACAGTTGTTTGGCGTTAGCTAATATGTGTATAGATCACAAGGTTAATTCTagtatattttgtaatttaaaagGACCTGATTTAAATGTACAAATTTTAAGAGAATATAGATCTAATTTTGATGTAACAAATGCAGCTTCTGTTTTACTTtgtaacattttatttagaaATGAAGACATGAAAAAAACTTATGGAACGAATGGTGCTCCTGCTGAATTAGTAGAATGTTTAAAAAGTTATGATGGCagtgataataaaaatgctgTAAGATGTATTGAGAGTTTGTTTAAAGCTATTTCTAATCTGTCTTTATATACAACaaatgttaaatattttctagATGCACAAATTGAGGTTTCCTATGAATCATggttaaataaattaaatgaatattttccTGACGCTGAATTGGAGACAGGTTTACGTACGTTATCAAATTTAGTTATGgaaaatgaagaaagaaatatgaaaaattttggAATCACATTAATTCCAGTGTTAAATGTGTTAAAACAGAATAGAGAAAATACAAaagtcatattttttttattagatatTCTATGTTCTTTATGTAGATTACATGAAAATGCCAAAATGTTTGCTGATAATGATGGAATAGAAGCAACTATAAATGTGATACAATTATATGATTATGATATTAATTTACTAACTTTAgctattcatttattaagtAATCAATGTAAAATTGAATCTAGTTTACCTTTATTAGTAAAGGCAGACGCTTTTGGTATATTAATTAGTTGTATGGAAGCAGAAACAGAAGAGTTTGAAATGACTGAATTAGTTGTTTCTTCTCTTAGATGTGTTAGACGTTTAATACAATCTGAAGAATTAGCCTATGAATTTTGTAATTGTGGTGGAGTACCTTCCATAGCTAATCTTATATGTAAGTCGGTTAAAAAATCAATTGTAATGTTAGAAGCATTACGTTTATTactttgtatattatattatacacaAAATATAGAAGGTGTAACAAATGAATATAGTGAGGAGGAAGAAGAATTACATAATGCAAGATTAGGTGGTTGGTATAACATTAGTATGGATAAAGAAATGAttgatataatattacaatcTGTACTAACTTGTGCAAATGATAATAATCATTTGAAACAGTTGAGATTACAAAAAGTATCACTCGGTTTATTAGCATATTTTGCATACCATAGATTAGGTATTATTTCGATGACCGCATCTGGTTTTGATAATTTAACGAGGGagaatttaaataattttggaGGAGATTCTGTTATTATGCAATTATTGGCTCTGTGTATAGATAACATTGCAATGTATTCAGCAGAAGTGTATGATAGGACTATTTCACGAGATATTGTAAAAGGTTTTAAGTCGTCTATATCAAAAATGAGTAATAAAAAGGAGGATAAACAAATTGTACAAAAAGTTGAGCGTACATTAGATGCAATGAATTCAGCAGAAGACCCATTGGATGCATTTAAAGATACACTACTAACTTTTGACTTTAATTTATCTGAATTTGATAAAGATCCATATGTTAATGGTGTACACGATTTAGCTTCGAATATTAAGGATTCTTTAAGAAAAGGTGGTTCgtgtaaaatatatcataatagTGATCAAAGAAAACCATTTAAATGGAAAGCTAGCCAAGACTTGAGTACCTTGGAATGGATAATCGGTGATGATTCAgatcatatatttaaaatatctgTGGTtcgtataaaaaatatatcgaAAGGATTAGCACATCCGTTATTAAAAGCAAGTAATAAACGAGAACCTAGAAAAGTGAATGCAAAGGTAACATTATGTATCTATGGACCACCCACTGAA
- a CDS encoding cytochrome c oxidase subunit 2A, with translation MNSRLYVRLRNINHLISNHKNNYIKQKFIGESTLKCKEFSTIKKNAPANNKLNEIKDKGLSEKIVHEHEGHTKGLYYHIDHHHGNPRDHLNEDGTRKHEYDFDNYHWDDYWLSTPKQNIVIVNGQKMIKGEETKPMEYLFNVSQQNIPFWSRTRLNVWGNYNMVLKVEFLFFWIPTLIIFSIAIPCFTMLYMLDEIVHTTMTVKVIGRQWYWIYEVESPPEDDDE, from the exons atgaATTCCAGGCTATATGTTCgtttaagaaatataaatcatttaattagtaatcataaaaataattatataaagcaAAAATTTATTGGAGAAAGTACATTAAAATGCAAAGAATTTTCgacaataaaaaagaatgctCCTGccaataataaattaaacgaGATTAAGGACAAAGGGCTATCTGAAAAAATTGTCCACGAACATGAAGGACACACAAAGGgattatattatcatatagATCATCATCATGGTAATCCACGTGATCATTTAAATGAAGATGGAACAAGAAAACATGAATACGATTTCGATAATTATCATTGGGATGATTATTGGTTAAGTACaccaaaacaaaatattgtAATTGTCAATGGACAGAAAATGATTAAAGGAGAAGAAACTAAACCAATGGAATACTTATTCAATGTTAGTCAAcaaaatattcctttttgGTCTAGAACAAGATTGAATGTTTGGGGAAATTATAATATGGTTTTAAAAGTagaatttctatttttttggaTTCCAacacttattatttttagcaTAGCCATTCCATGTTTCACGATGTTATATATGCTAGATGAAATAGTTCACACAACCATGACAGTAAAGGTTATAGGGAGACAGTg GTATTGGATTTATGAAGTAGAATCACCACCAGAAGATGATGATGAGTAA
- a CDS encoding Fe-S assembly protein IscX → MTTGKVKKISYIALNKYYSMIRLKCSKYRSITYCNNNPCEFSFNKLSFNCKRYLNDNTKNDLTLEWENSDDIVDLLYEEYKNVDPLTLRFEELEKMIIETVVNKNKKKLSGSCNESVLENIQMNWLERYNEEIS, encoded by the coding sequence atgacaacaggtaaagttaaaaaaatttcgtatattgcattaaataaatattatagtaTGATAAGGCTTAAATGTTCCAAATATAGGAGTATTACATACTGTAATAATAATCCTTgtgaattttcatttaataaattatccTTTAATTGCAAAAGGTACTTAAACGATAATACTAAAAATGATTTAACTTTAGAATGGGAAAATTCAGATGATATAGTAGATTTACTTtatgaagaatataaaaatgttgatCCACTAACATTAAGATTTgaagaattagaaaaaatgataatagaaacggttgtaaataaaaacaaaaaaaagttgaGTGGAAGCTGTAACGAAAGcgttttagaaaatatacaaatgaaCTGGTTAGAAAGGTATAATGAAGAAATTAGTTAA
- a CDS encoding PH domain-containing protein, with the protein MEKLTREECNHITENTKNKEEFLEFSDDFVLRSSCHNFSPYYKEGYLEKKCSNSWCGYAKRWFLLKNKKLYYFKTKESLRPSGVLDLELIHMNINYDHGVNRKRNADDCFLCNIRKFLYTNNISDAFPHFGYCIESRMYKNESLLILNPQNTKVKFYLRGNDKDICEWYSLLSNSMINKKITTQPKFIFSENNFWKIDRISVDVFESIADTGDIVLFRSNVVSAKLQRMLTRGEYDHIGMILRNDKNNLFLLEALSNMGIVLTPWDLFRKNRWNEAYARIALRRLTWDNSEENLRNLLNFLKNTIGKKYNLKIINFITPKSAGTDSYFCSELIGECWKKYVYKMDNIRNIKNKNSLPLLGNFSEKFEEKIKLQSGCQLNNELCIDFSL; encoded by the exons ATGGAAAAACTAACAAGAGAAGAGTGTAACCATATTACAgaaaatactaaaaataaagag GAATTCTTAGAGTTTTCCGATGATTTTGTTTTGCGCTCAAGCTGTCATAATTTTTCGCCa tattacAAAGAAggatatttagaaaaaaaatgctcaAATTCATGGTGTGGTTACGCAAAAAGATggtttcttttaaaaaataaaaaattatattattttaaaacaaaagaaagtTTAAGACCGTCTGGTGTTCTAGACCTAGAATTAATTCATATGAATATTAAC TATGATCATGGAGTTAATAGGAAAAGAAATGCCGACGACtgttttttatgtaatattcgAAAATTCTTGTACACTAATAATATTAGCGATGCTTTTCCACATTTCGGAT ATTGCATTGAATCAAGAATGTACAAGAACGaatcattattaatattaaaccCCCAAAATACAAAAGTCAAGTTTTATTTAAgg GGTAATGATAAAGATATATGTGAGTGGTACAGTTTATTAAGTAATTCAAtgattaacaaaaaaattacaactcaacctaaatttattttttcagaaAATAATTTCTGGAAAATAGATAGGATATCTGTTGACGTTTTTGAATCTATCGCAGACACGGGTGATATAGTCTTATTTAG gtCAAACGTTGTCTCAGCAAAACTTCAGCGTATGTTGACAAGGGGAGAATATGATCACATTGGAATGATTTTAAGGAatgacaaaaataatttattccttttagAAGCGCTATCAAATAtg GGAATTGTCTTAACACCTTGGGATCTCTTTCGAAAAAACCGATGGAACGAAGCATACGCTAG GATTGCTTTAAGACGTCTAACATGGGATAACTCTGAAGAGAATCTTcgaaatttattaaattttttgaaaaatacaataggaaaaaaatataatttaaaaataattaattttattactcCCAAATCtg CGGGTACGGATAGTTACTTTTGCTCAGAATTGATAGGAGAGTGTTGGAAG aaatatgtttataaaatggataacataagaaatattaaaaacaaaaattccTTACCCTTATTAGGCAATTTTTCCGAAAAATtcgaagaaaaaattaagttacaGTCAGGCTGTCAGCTAAATAATGAACTGTGCATAGATTTTTCCCTATGA
- a CDS encoding actin-depolymerizing factor 2, whose product MVSGVRVSEECIYEFNKLKVKHLHKYMIFRIENCEEIIVDILEQDPDLKSLDDIIIGISNHLKKTECRYIVADMPIPTPEGVLRNKIYFIFWSPDSARAKEKMLYASSKESLVRKINGIFKSFEITCDLEEFEEELKTIILST is encoded by the exons atgGTCTCAGGTGTTAGGGTATCAGAAGAATGTATTTAcgaatttaataaattgaaaGTTAAACATctacacaaatatatgatttttcGAATAGAAAATTGTGAAGAAATTATTGTTGACATATTAGAACAGGATCCTGATTTAAAATCTTTGgatgatataataataggAATTAGCAACCATTTGAAAAAAACCGAATGTAGATACATTGTAGCAG ATATGCCAATTCCTACTCCTGAGGGTGTTTTgcgaaataaaatatattttattttttggtcTCCTGATTCCGCAAGGGCAAAAGAGAAAATGCTATATGCATCATCTAAAGAATCTCTAGTACGAAAAATTAAtggaatttttaaaagtttcgAAATTACCTGTGACTTAGAAGAATTCGAAGAGGAGCTAAAGACTATTATTTTAAGCACCTAA